The nucleotide window CCAATGTTTTTGCAGAGACAGAGGACACCTCAGGGACAGAACACGAGGTGTCAACACCTATACAAACACCACGAATAGGTACGCTAGAAACATCTACGCCTGAGTCATCTGCAGGTGGATCGACCGAACTTAGTAGTGGGCCACATCGTTATAGAACGATGGAAAAACTGTATAATGAGACAGAGGTGATAAAGATGATCGATGAGCTCATGTTACTAAAAGCCGAGGAACAAGTTTGTTACGCTAAATCAGCAAAGGAACTAGAATGACAGAATGCTATGAAATTGGAGGTGGAAGCAATTGAGAAAAATAAAACATGGTTTCTTACTGACTTACCATCCGAACAAAAGGCCATTGGTTTAAAGTGGGTCTATAAAATCAAAAGAGATGTGGATGGAAATATTGTGAAACATAAGGCCCGTCTCATTGCGAAAGGGTACGTTCAAAGGAAAGTAATTGATTATGAGGAGGTATTTGCTCCAGTGGCACGTTTGGAAACGATATGTTTATTATTGGCTCTCTCAGCTAGGGAACTGTGGGAGGTGCACCATCTTGATGTCAAATCAGCGTTCTTGAATGGAAAATTACTGGAAGAGGTGTATGTTGTACAGCCGGAGGGTTTTGTGAAGAAAGGTCAAGAAAAAAAGGTATATAAGCTGATAAAAGCATTGTATGGTTTGCGTCAGGCCCCTAGAGCATGGAATGCAAAGTTGGATAGATGTTTGCGAGATTTGGGTTTAAAAAATGCCTACATGAGCAAGCAGTGTAGACACGGTGTCAGGAAGGAAGTGAGTTGATAGTGGGAGTTTACGTAGATGATTTGATAGTAGTGGGTTCATGTGAGAATGAGATTAAATACTTCAAGAAACAAATGAGTGATAAGTTTTAGATGAGCGGCATGGGTTTACTGTCATATTATGTGGGTATAGAAGTGAAGCTGGGGAGATCGTCTATTACATTGATGCAGATAACATATGCAAAGAAAATATTGGAAAAAATGTGGATGATAGACTGCAACTTGGCAGGGTATCCAATGGAACAGAAGATGCAACTTGATAAAGATGAAGGAGGACAACCGGTGAATGTTACGGAGCATAGGAGCATTTTTGAAAGTTTAAGGTATTTAACCCACACGCGGCCTGATATTTCGTATGTTGTGGGAGTGGTTAGTAGATTCATGGAAGCACCCACGACGAAATATCAACAAGCAGTAAagcatattttgagatatataCAAGGCACAGTCGACCATGGACTTGAATATGAGAAAACTGGGAGCAAGAGGGTTGTGATTGGATTTTCAGACAGCGATTTAGCATGTGACATTGGAGATAGAAGAAGCACAGGAGGGATGTGTTTTTATTTGGATGGAAATCTCGTTTGCTGGGCATCACAGAAACAGGGAGTGATTGCACTTTCTTCCTGTGAAGCAGAGTATATGGCGGCAACCACAGCGGTGTGTCATAGTATATGGCTTCGAGGCTTACTGGCTGAACTAATAGGACAAGAAGTTGGAGCTGTGACGTATGCGCGGACAACAGGTCGGCTATTGAACTAATGAAGAACCCACAGCTGCACGGAAGGAGTAAACATATAGATGTCAGGTTTTATTTCATCCAAGAGTGCATTGAGCGGGGTGAGTTGATTGTGAAGTACGTGAGTACACAGGAACAACGGGCAGATATCCTAACAAAAGCTCTGAGCAAAGTCAAGTTTGAAGCAATGAGGAAGCTGTTAGGTGTCAAGGATATTGTTACAGGCGAACCAGGCATGCAAAAATATGTTTAGCTTAAGGGGGAATTTGTTGAATTTAAATAATctaaatatatttaaattatagCTATTATAtggctatatatatttatttgtGTACGTAGAAGTAGTCAGCTAGTAGTTGGCGTAGTATTAGGAGAAATAAGGTAGTGGAGATAGTGTAGGAGTTGGTTTTTGTGATACATGTTTTTAGCAGATAGTGTGTATAAGCTGTAGGTTTTGTAGTTGTGACAGTAGGATATGTATATAGGTGTTTTAGGGTTTGTATATAGGGTTTATgttttgaagaaaataaaattgaGTTGCTGCTGCAGAGCTCTAATAATAGATGaaagaaatttatatttttgaattgaTTAATTTTTATCTGATAATTACAAATGATCTAGAATGCTCTTTATATAGATCCTACAGAACATTCTAGAGAATAT belongs to Apium graveolens cultivar Ventura unplaced genomic scaffold, ASM990537v1 ctg7241, whole genome shotgun sequence and includes:
- the LOC141703957 gene encoding secreted RxLR effector protein 161-like produces the protein MGLLSYYVGIEVKLGRSSITLMQITYAKKILEKMWMIDCNLAGYPMEQKMQLDKDEGGQPVNVTEHRSIFESLRYLTHTRPDISYVVGVVSRFMEAPTTKYQQAVKHILRYIQGTVDHGLEYEKTGSKRVVIGFSDSDLACDIGDRRSTGGMCFYLDGNLVCWASQKQGVIALSSCEAEYMAATTAVCHSIWLRGLLAELIGQEVGAVTYARTTGRLLN